Below is a window of Streptomyces sp. NBC_00223 DNA.
GTCGTCAACAAGGTCTTCTACCTCGACGCGAACCGCGCCCAGATCGACGTCTACAACATGGGCTGGAAGCTCTACCAGCAGCAGCGCGAGGCCGACGAGAAGCGCCGCAAGCGCGAGCGGCAGAACGCGGAGAAGAAGGCCGCGGCCCTCAACTCGCAGGCCGACAAGATGCGCGCCAAGGCCACCAAGACCGTCGCCGCGCAGAACATGGCCCGGCGCGCCGAGAAGCTGCTGTCCGGCCTTGAGGCGGTCCGGGTCTCCGACAAGGTCGCCAAGCTGCGCTTCCCCGACCCCGCGCCCTGCGGCAAGACTCCGCTGATGGCGAGCGGCCTGTCCAAGTCGTACGGCTCACTGGAGATCTTCACCGACGTGGACCTGGCCATCGACCGTGGCTCCCGGGTGGTCATCCTCGGTCTCAACGGCGCCGGCAAGACCACGCTGCTGCGGCTGCTGGCCGGGGTGGAGAAGGCCGACACCGGCGAGGTGACCCCGGGCCACGGTCTCAAGCTCGGCTACTACGCGCAGGAGCACGAGACGCTCGACCCGGAGCGCACCGTCCTGGAGAACATGCGCTCGGCCGCGCCGGACACCGATCTGGTCGAGATCCGCAAGATCCTCGGCTCGTTCCTCTTCTCCGGCGACGACGTCGACAAGCCGGCCGGGGTGCTCTCCGGCGGTGAGAAGACCCGCCTCGCGCTCGCCTCGCTGGTCGTCTCCAGCGCCAATGTGCTGCTGCTCGACGAGCCGACCAACAACCTCGACCCGGCCAGCCGCGAGGAGATCCTCGGCGCGCTGCACACCTTCACCGGCGCGGTGGTGCTGGTCACCCACGACGAGGGCGCCGTCGAGGCGCTCCAGCCCGAGCGGATCATCCTGCTGCCGGACGGCGTGGAGGACCTGTGGGGCCAGGACTACGCGGACCTGGTGTCGCTCGCCTGAGGCGCGACCTCCACTGAGCCGTGCGGCCCGTCGCCGAGTCCGGCCGCACGACTCGTCGGCGGGCTCCGGAAGGGCGCCGCGGGCCGGGTGATCATCCGGAATCGATCATTCGGCCCATCGTTGATCCTTCATCTGCGTGAGTCCGGCTCGTACCGGCGGTAGCCACCCGCCCCGGCGGCCCGGCCGGCCGTTGATCAGTGGTGTGACGTCGGCAAACTCCTTACCAACCAGGGTTGACCTGCCGGTATTCCCCGGCGCCCGGGGCGCGCACGGAAAAGGGCGGCCGGGAATGCGCCCCCGGGCCCGTTCGGCGGGCGCTATCAGGGCATTCACTTTGCGAATGTCCGGTGATGGACCTTGTCGAATGGGTGGCCAGGAAGGCACTTAGGGGTGATCATGAGAGTCCATAAGCGCACTTCCCTGGAGGAGGCACGGGTGGCCGAGACTCTGAAGAAGGGCAGCCGGGTGACCGGCGCCGCGCGCGAGAAGCTCGCGGCAGACCTGAAGAAGAAGTACGACTCCGGTGCGAGCATCCGAGCGCTGGCCGAGGAAACCGGCCGGTCCTATGGATTCGTGCACCGGATGCTCAGCGAGTCCGGTGTGACCCTGCGCGGTCGCGGAGGCGCAACCCGGGGCAAGAAGGCCGCCACGGCCTGATCCCCGAGCGCCGAGCAGGCTCAGTGGCCGGGCACCTCCGGCACCCGGAGGTCCGGCGTTCCGACCGGATGGTTACTCTTCGGTAATCATGTCCGCGGTCCGCTCGGAGGTGCCCGATGCCCGAAGACAACATCCTGCTCGCACGCGACGGAGTCCGGCTCACCCTGGACGACACCGTCGCGTATGTCACCCTGAGCAATCCGGCCAAGCGCAACGCCCAGTCGCCCGCCCTCTGGCGGGCCCTGGCCGAGGCGGGACGGCTGCTGCCGGGGCAGGTACGGGTCGTGGTGCTGCGCGGCGAGGGCGTGTCCTTCTCCGCGGGGCTCGACCGGCAGGCGTTCACGCCCGAGGGCTTCGACGGTGAGCCGTCGTTCCTCGACCTCGCGCGCGGATCCGAACCGGAGCTGGACGCGACCGTCGCCGAGTACCAGGAGGCGTTCACCTGGTGGCGGCGCACCGACCTGCTCACGGTCGCCGCCGTCCAGGGCCATGCGATCGGCGCCGGATTCCAGCTGGCCCTCGCCTGTGATCTGCGGGTCTGCGCCGACGACGTCCAGTTCGCCATGCGCGAGACCAGCCTCGGTCTGGTGCCCGACCTCACCGGGACCAAGCCGCTGACCGCGCTGGTCGGGTACGCCCGCGCGCTGGAGATCTGCGTCACCGGCCGCTTCGTACGGGCCGAGGAGGCGCAGGCCACCGGGCTGGCGAATCTCGTCGTACCGGCCGCCGAACTCGACGCGGCCGTCAAGGACCTGGTCGAAGCCCTGCTCGCGCCCCCGCGCGGCGCCGTCAACGAGACGAAGGCGCTGCTGCGCGGGGCCGCCGACCACAGCGAGCAGCAGCAGTGGGCGGCCGAGCGTGCCGCCCAGGGCCGCCGGCTGCGCGACCTGGCGGGTCTGGGGGAGTAGCCGGCGGGACCCGCACGTCCAGTCGGGCTCAGGCCGGCCGCTCCCGATCCGCGTCGGCCCCCTGGCCGCCCGTCGAGCCCGGCAGCGTCCGCCCGACCGACCGCCCGCGGGGCTCGGGCTCAGCCCGCGTCCGTCACCACGACCGCCGTCGCCACCGGGCCCTTCGCGCCCTCGGCCGCGGCGGTCGTCACGGCGGCGGCCACCTCGCGGGCCACCGTCAGCGCCACATAGCCGGGCGCGACCGCGAGTTGCACCTGCACCCGGCGGCCCGCGGCCCCGGACCCGTCCTCGTCCGCCCCCGTGTCCTGCACGCGCACCCCGGAGCCGAGCCCGGCCAGCCGCCGGGTCAGCCCGGCCACCCCGGGCACGGCCAGCGCCGCGGCCCGGACCGCCTCGGAACCGCCGCCGACCGCCGCGAGCGTCGCCCCGCCCGAATCCCCGCCGGGCTCCTCGGCGGCGTCCTCGCCCTCGTCGTCCGTCCCGCCGCGCGGGCCGCCGTCCGGGCCACCAGCCGGGGACACGCCGTCCAGCAGCCCGACGACCTCCAGATCCACCGCCTCCACGGTGAGCCCGAGCCCGCCGCGCGCGGCGCCGCCCAGGGCCTCCCGCAGCCGGTCGGCCGCGAGCGGCAGCGGCTCGTCCACCGACGCCTCGAAGGCCGCCTCGATCCGCAGCGGCACATGCGGCAGCGCGCCCACCGGCGCGGCCGCCGACGGGCCGCCCACGCCGCCGTCATCACCCGTCTGGCCCAGCAGCAGCGACACCTTGCCCACCCGCACCCCCGGCAGCCCCGTACAGGCCGCCCGCAGCACCCGCACGGCCGCGGCCTCGGTGATCCACGCGGTGTCGCCGGGAGCGCCGAGGGGAAGGAGCCGTCCCAGGGCGACCTGCTCCCGCACGGTCCGGGTCAGTCGGTCCATGGTCACGTGGCATCGCCTTCCGCGGGCCGACCACTCGGATGGGGGGTCAGCGGTACCCACTGGGCGCATCCCCCCGGCACTACGGGGCATGCGCACATAGTCTGGGGTACGGAGCAGCCCATACGAAGGGACGACTCGCGATGACTGACAACGCGCAGCACAACAGGCCCGAGCCGGAAGGCTCCTCCTCGCACTCCGAGGGCAGGACGCTCGACAAGGGCAGTGGCGGCGGAGGGCGCAAGGTGCTGGGTGACCCGGCCACCCGCGGCCGTACCACGATCGCCGACGGGGTGGTGGAGAAGATCGCCGGACTCGCCGCCCGCGATGTGGTGGGCGTGCACGCCATGGGCACCGGGCTGTCCCGTACCTTCGGCGCGGTACGCGACCGGGTGCCGGGCGGCAACCGGCAGCAGTCCGTCACCCGTGGGGTCAAGGCGGAGGTCGGCGAGGTGCAGACCGCGCTCGACCTGGACATCGTCGTGGACTACGGCGTCTCGATCGTCGATGTCGCCCGCGCGGTGCGGGAGAACGTCATCGCCGCCGTCGAGCGGATGACCGGCCTTGAGGTCGTGGAGGTCAACGTCGCGGTCGACGACGTGAAGCTTCCCGACGAGGAGGACGACGACGAGCGTGAGCAGCGCGTTCAGTAACCGCGACAGCGGACCGGACCGAAGGGGAGTGCGCGGGAATGGCTGAGGGGACGGAGAGCGCGGGATGAGCATGGCGGTGATCGGTCTGGTCGTCGGAATGGCACTCGGATTCGCCGGATACTTCGGCGGGTTCGGGGCCTTCCTTCTGGTGGCGGCGCTCGGCGCGGTCGGGTTCGTGGTGGGCAAGTTCATCGACGGCGACATCGAACCGGGGGAGTTCTTCCGGTCGCGCGACCGCGACCGGCGGCGCTGATGACGGCGGCGCTCCCCTCACAACTGCCGCCCGCGGAACGCGGCGCGCTGCGGATCGCGGACCGGGTGATCGCGAAGATCGCCGCACAGGCCGCCGGTGAGGCGCTCGGTGACGCTCCGGGCGCCGAACTGGTCCCGCGCGACGCGACCCCGCACGCCTCGGTGTCCGTCCGCAAGGGCACCGCCCGGCTGCGGCTGTCCCTGGAACTCGGCTACCCCGCCGACATCGGCGCGGTGTGCGGCACCGTACGACGTCATGTCGCCGGCCGGGTCGAGGCGTTGACCGGTCTGGCGGTGCCCGAGGTGGCCGTGGAGGTGGAGCGGCTGCACTCGGCTGTCGGCCGCAAGGACGAGGGAAGGGTGCAGTGAGCGACACCGGACCGGTCCCCGGGCCCGGGCAGGAGCCCGAGCCGACCGAGCAACTCCCCACCGGACTCGGCACGCGGACCGCCGTCCCGGACCGACAGCCCGCGGGCGCGGTGCAGTACGCGCCGACCGCCGAGGAGGAGGGCGGTTCGGCGGCCAAGCGCTTCTGGTCCGGCCGCCGGATCCCCGCCGCCGTCACCGCCGCCGTCGGCCTCGGCCTGTCCGGCCTGTTCCTCTACGACGTGGCCTCCGTGCGCGCCGACCGCGAGGCGATGAGCTGGCGAAAGACCCTCGCGCGTGAACTGGCCACCCGGCACCTGGACAACGTGTGGATCATCGTCGGCGCCGCGGTGGCCTCCGTGCTCGGCCTGTGGCTGCTGCTGCTCGCCCTGACCCCCGGCGAACGCGGAGTGCTCCCCATGGCACGCCGAGGCAGCGAGGGCGTACGGGCCGGGCTCGACCGCCACGCGGCCGAACTCGTGCTGCGCGACCGGGCGATGGAGGTGCCCGGAGTGCGCTGGGCCCGGATCGGCGTCGGCCGGCGCCGGATCAAGGCCCGCGCCAACTCCCACTTCCGTGAACTGGACGAGGTGCGCGAGGACTTGACGAACGCGCTCGACGACGCCGTACGGCAGCTCGGGCTGGCCCGGCCGCCGCGGCTGAGGGTGCATGTCCGAGCGGCCGAGAAGAAGGCGTAGGAGAGGGCCGATGCGCACCACACTCAACCGGGTCCTGCTGGGACTGATCGGCCTGATCCTGCTCTTCGTGGGCCTGTCCGTTCTCATCGGCGGCCTCGACCTCCAGCGCCACTGGAACTTCGGCATGCCCGGCGGGTGGCCGTGGACCGGGCCCAAGGACGTACTGCTGAGCGCCCACAACCGCACCCGCTACCGCTCGCACGGCTGGTGGTGGCCGGTGGTCATCGCCGTGCTCGCCGTCCTGATGCTGGCCGCCCTGTGGTGGCTGCTCGGCCAGGCGCACCGCCGGCGGGTGCGGCAGATCCAGGTGGACAGCGGCGACGGGCAGGGCGCGCTGCTGCGCGGCCGGGCGCTGGAGCACGTGCTGGCCGCGGAGGCCGAGTCGTACGAGGGCGTGGAGTGGGCGCACGCCACGCTGGTCGGCGGACGCGGCGCGCCCGAGGCCCGTATGGTGCTGGGCCTGGCCCCGCACGCCACCCCCAGGGAGGTGGCCGCGAGCCTGGATTCGTCCGTGCTGGTCCGCGCGCGTGACTCGGCCGGTCTTGACGCGCTGCCCGCCGAGGCGAGGCTGCGGGCCGTCAGACACCGGGCCCGCCGGGTGAGTTGAGACGCCCTGCGGCCCCGCGTGAGCGCTGTCAGCAGCGCTTGACCGCCGTGCCCGAGAGCGTCAGCGCGCTGTTGACCAGACCGATGTGGCTGAACGCCTGCGGGAAGTTGCCGAGCAGGCGTCCGGCCACGGGGTCCCACTCCTCCGAGAGCAGCCCCACGTCGTTGCGCAGCGACAGCAGCTTCTCGAACAGGCCCACGGCCTCGTCCCGCCGCCCGGTGGCGTGCAGCGCGTCCGCGAGCCAGAACGAGCAGGCCAGGAAGGCCCCTTCACTGCCCGGCAGCCCGTCGACGCTGCCCGAGTCGGGGGTGTAGCGCCGTACGAAACCGCCGTGGTCCAGCTCGCGCCTGACCGCGTCCACCGTGCCGGTCACCCGGCGGTCGGTCGGCGGCAGGAAGCCCACCTGGGGGATGAGCAGCGTGGCCGCGTCCAGCTCCTGCGAGCCGTACGACTGGGTGAAGGTGTTGCGCTCGGCGTCGTAGCCCTTCTCGCACACCTCCGCGTGCACCTGGGCGCGCATGGAACGCCACAGGTCCACATTGCCGCGCAACCCGGGCTGGGACTCCAGGGTCCGTACCGCGCGGTCGGCGGCGACCCAGGCCATCACCTTGGAGTGCACGAAGTGCCGGCGCGGGCCGCGGACCTCCCACAGGCCCTCGTCCGGCTCGTGCCACTTGGTCTCCAGGAAGTCCATCAGCGAGCGTTGCAGGTTCCAGGCGTGCGACTCGTTGTCCAGGCCGCTGTTGCGGCCCAGGAAGAGGGAGTCCATCACCTCGCCGTAGACGTCGAGCTGGAGCTGCCCGGCGGCCGCGTTGCCGACCCTGACCGGCGCGGAACCCTCGTAACCGCCCAGCCAGGGCACCTCGTACTCCGGGAGCCTGCGCTCGCCCGCGATCCCGTACATGATCTGCAGATCGGCCGGGTCGCCCGCGACCGCGCGCAGCAGCCAGTCCCGCCAGGCCCTGGCCTCGGTCAGGAAGCCGCTGGACAGCAGGGCGTTGAGGGTCAGGGCGGCGTCGCGCAGCCAGCAGAAGCGGTAGTCCCAGTTGCGCACCCCGCCGATCTCCTCGGGCAGCGAGGTGGTCGCGGCGGCCGCGATGCCCCCGCTGGGCGCGTACGTCAGGGCCTTGAGGGTGATCAGCGAGCGTACGACCGCCGGGCGCCACGGCCCCTCGTAACGGCAGTGCGCCGACCAGGCCAGCCAGTCCTCCAGGCAGCCGTCCAGCGCGGCGTAGGGGTCGACCCGCGGCGGCGGCTCCTCGTGCGAGGGGTTCCAGGTCAGTATGAAGGCGACCTTCTGGCCCGCGCCGACCGTGAAGTCGGAGTACGTACGCAGGTCCTTGCCCCGGGTCGGCACATGCGGTTCGCTGCGCAGCCACACCGAGTCGGGGCCCGCGACGGCGACCCGGTGGCCGTCGGTGCGGCGCATCCAGGGCACGACACTGCCGTAGTCGAAGCGCAGCACCAGCTCGCCGCGCATCGCGACCTCGCCGGAGACGCCCTCGACGATCCGGATCAGGTCGGGGG
It encodes the following:
- a CDS encoding Asp23/Gls24 family envelope stress response protein; this translates as MTDNAQHNRPEPEGSSSHSEGRTLDKGSGGGGRKVLGDPATRGRTTIADGVVEKIAGLAARDVVGVHAMGTGLSRTFGAVRDRVPGGNRQQSVTRGVKAEVGEVQTALDLDIVVDYGVSIVDVARAVRENVIAAVERMTGLEVVEVNVAVDDVKLPDEEDDDEREQRVQ
- a CDS encoding helix-turn-helix domain-containing protein codes for the protein MAETLKKGSRVTGAAREKLAADLKKKYDSGASIRALAEETGRSYGFVHRMLSESGVTLRGRGGATRGKKAATA
- a CDS encoding glycoside hydrolase family 15 protein: MPGRIEDYAIIGDLQTAALVGRDGSMDWLCLPRFDSAACFAALLGDRDNGRWRLAPVGATQSTSRAYRGDTLVLDTVWETPTGTVKVTDFMPQRDKAPDLIRIVEGVSGEVAMRGELVLRFDYGSVVPWMRRTDGHRVAVAGPDSVWLRSEPHVPTRGKDLRTYSDFTVGAGQKVAFILTWNPSHEEPPPRVDPYAALDGCLEDWLAWSAHCRYEGPWRPAVVRSLITLKALTYAPSGGIAAAATTSLPEEIGGVRNWDYRFCWLRDAALTLNALLSSGFLTEARAWRDWLLRAVAGDPADLQIMYGIAGERRLPEYEVPWLGGYEGSAPVRVGNAAAGQLQLDVYGEVMDSLFLGRNSGLDNESHAWNLQRSLMDFLETKWHEPDEGLWEVRGPRRHFVHSKVMAWVAADRAVRTLESQPGLRGNVDLWRSMRAQVHAEVCEKGYDAERNTFTQSYGSQELDAATLLIPQVGFLPPTDRRVTGTVDAVRRELDHGGFVRRYTPDSGSVDGLPGSEGAFLACSFWLADALHATGRRDEAVGLFEKLLSLRNDVGLLSEEWDPVAGRLLGNFPQAFSHIGLVNSALTLSGTAVKRC
- a CDS encoding ABC-F family ATP-binding cassette domain-containing protein, with the translated sequence MITATGIELRAGARVLIESASFRVAKGDRIGLVGRNGAGKTTLTKVLAGEGQPAAGSVTRSGEVGYLPQDPRTGDLDTLASDRILSARDLDTVLRKMRENEERMANGKGATRENAMKKYSRLETEFLTKGGYAAEAEAATIAAALGLPDRVLGQQLHTLSGGQRRRVELARILFSDADTLLLDEPTNHLDADSISWLRDYLRTYRGGFIVISHDVTLIETVVNKVFYLDANRAQIDVYNMGWKLYQQQREADEKRRKRERQNAEKKAAALNSQADKMRAKATKTVAAQNMARRAEKLLSGLEAVRVSDKVAKLRFPDPAPCGKTPLMASGLSKSYGSLEIFTDVDLAIDRGSRVVILGLNGAGKTTLLRLLAGVEKADTGEVTPGHGLKLGYYAQEHETLDPERTVLENMRSAAPDTDLVEIRKILGSFLFSGDDVDKPAGVLSGGEKTRLALASLVVSSANVLLLDEPTNNLDPASREEILGALHTFTGAVVLVTHDEGAVEALQPERIILLPDGVEDLWGQDYADLVSLA
- a CDS encoding Asp23/Gls24 family envelope stress response protein is translated as MTAALPSQLPPAERGALRIADRVIAKIAAQAAGEALGDAPGAELVPRDATPHASVSVRKGTARLRLSLELGYPADIGAVCGTVRRHVAGRVEALTGLAVPEVAVEVERLHSAVGRKDEGRVQ
- a CDS encoding enoyl-CoA hydratase/isomerase family protein, yielding MPEDNILLARDGVRLTLDDTVAYVTLSNPAKRNAQSPALWRALAEAGRLLPGQVRVVVLRGEGVSFSAGLDRQAFTPEGFDGEPSFLDLARGSEPELDATVAEYQEAFTWWRRTDLLTVAAVQGHAIGAGFQLALACDLRVCADDVQFAMRETSLGLVPDLTGTKPLTALVGYARALEICVTGRFVRAEEAQATGLANLVVPAAELDAAVKDLVEALLAPPRGAVNETKALLRGAADHSEQQQWAAERAAQGRRLRDLAGLGE
- the amaP gene encoding alkaline shock response membrane anchor protein AmaP; the protein is MRTTLNRVLLGLIGLILLFVGLSVLIGGLDLQRHWNFGMPGGWPWTGPKDVLLSAHNRTRYRSHGWWWPVVIAVLAVLMLAALWWLLGQAHRRRVRQIQVDSGDGQGALLRGRALEHVLAAEAESYEGVEWAHATLVGGRGAPEARMVLGLAPHATPREVAASLDSSVLVRARDSAGLDALPAEARLRAVRHRARRVS
- a CDS encoding DUF6286 domain-containing protein, whose protein sequence is MSDTGPVPGPGQEPEPTEQLPTGLGTRTAVPDRQPAGAVQYAPTAEEEGGSAAKRFWSGRRIPAAVTAAVGLGLSGLFLYDVASVRADREAMSWRKTLARELATRHLDNVWIIVGAAVASVLGLWLLLLALTPGERGVLPMARRGSEGVRAGLDRHAAELVLRDRAMEVPGVRWARIGVGRRRIKARANSHFRELDEVREDLTNALDDAVRQLGLARPPRLRVHVRAAEKKA